A segment of the Mytilus trossulus isolate FHL-02 chromosome 12, PNRI_Mtr1.1.1.hap1, whole genome shotgun sequence genome:
ATGTATGCCACTGTCcttcaagtgagaggtttaactagctaGAAGACCAGTTTAAATCCACCATTGTCTACTTCAAAcatgactgtaccaagtcaggaatatgacaattattgtccattcgttttgattttgccgtttaATTAAGgatttccgttttgattttccctcctcttttttttcaataaatcgaatttttaatttccttcaaatagcattcataaattttacaaaatacctAATATGTTTGCTGCAGTGTTGACCTCGATATTCACAGGTttagaaagttaaaaaaaaataatagtttaaaTAGAGTTATAGTGTCATTTAATATCGCTACCGAACGAAACATACGACCAACATTGGTGTTGTGTGGTTGGCATTTTTTATTCTTCTATGTATCGGTTGTGttgactgttgtttgtctttttatcctTTCTCTTTTTCGTTTGCTTTCCTTTAGTTTTGGCTCGAGAAACCTCATTGAGCATCCTTTTTTGAGTTACCGAAAGACTGGTCTCCTCTAACTCTTacttaaattataaaatgatttcGAATATTTGACCGTTGATGGCTcttattattttacataaaattcaAGTGGAACAGATATCATAGAATGCGTAATTTAAATCTATGAATCTTAAAAATATCAGGGTAGcttgcgcatttcgacaaaacatgtctcttcagtgatgctcgtggccaaaatatgtgaaatccaaagcttacataaaagataaagagctataatccaataggtccaaaatcaaaagtaacCTAATGAATGAGCTTCAATCCCCAAAAAGTACAATaggtaaagaaaaaaagagCGAAGAATAAAGGTGGTTTGCACGAGGAATAtccatttctatattttaaataatttacaaaagtttgcaactgcaaataaatattataaatattatgtgTTTTATTGGATTTTTACCACCTGCCATCACATTTAATGAATGGTAATTTTAACATTGCCTTAAAGCGAGATTTTGCTAgacacaaaaccaggtttaaccttccattttttttggtcaaatgcCCTATACCAAGTTAGGAAAACGGcaattgttatcttatataaaaagtagaagtggtatgattgtcagtgagacaaaaGAGgaatgaaagataccaaagggacattcaaactcataaatctaaaataaactgacaacgccatggctaaaaatggaaaagacaaacagacaaaaaaagtacacatgacacaacatagaaaactaaaggataaacaacacgaactccatcaaaaactaggtgtgatctcaggtgctccggaagggtaagcagatccagcTCCACATGTagtacccgtcgtgttgcttatgtgaaaACTAATCCGGTAAATagagaaggggattgtagttacgacgtaaggaacatatccgatttcatttgtgaaacggtaattctataacgatcaaccaactcgtgatggcgtccgtaaaatttacgaaggcgtgatttcaaattcatcatttggaactcttggtttaatagattCCTTGTGAATgccaaccctctatcaagaaaatcacgATAGGAAATGCAAACATGGGAATATCGCATCAActtggagatatataccccgtatgcaggtgctgctggaatgttgctacttagaaattgaAAGTGTACAATTGGatagctgaaatcatctcttttgtcgtaaagttttttttcaactgactttcattgtcaatttatagatgttagtcaagatatgaggccgacttcaCTGTATCTGTAttatcctttatctccagttcgatgggatagatgcgttccaaatagtcacaaaattttgaattaattagtgaaagaacatcatctatatagcggaaagtagagttaaaggatattgcttacttcttgcttttcttcctaagaagttcctgcatgaagtcagcctcataataataaagaaacaagtcgacaaCTCTCCATTAACCATTAAATGTcgccatacagccttcaacaatcagcaaaacccaaaccgcatattcagctataaaaggcgtcgaaatgacaatgtaaaataattcaaacgataaaactaacggcctaatttatgtaccaaaaatgaacgaaaaacaagtatgtaacacattaacaaacatcaaccactgaataacgggctcctgacttggggcaggctcatacatacagaatgtttgGTGTTACAAAtagtttgtttatatgtatgttgcatttgcgtttgttttttttgcacacagtgtttgttgtttcattgtttttctcttatagttggtgtatttccctcagttttagtttgtaactctTATTAGTTTTCTCTCGATCGATTTTTGAACAGcaatatactactgttgtctttatttaaaacaCACCGGATAATTTTGTATCTGCGAAGTTCATACGCAGGTGAATAAAAAGACTGGTATGAAAATTGATCCACATAGGAAACTATATTTTCGTGCGAATAAATCGATGACAAATTCAGCCAGTTACCTGAGGACACTTATTACCTGAGGTCCTACATCCGCGGACACAGGATAGTAAAGAATGAGGTAAacaacacattgacgagatatTGATGGGGTCATTTATTGTTTTAGTcttttaatgaattaatttcgtagatttgttttttttagtctgtaattttttcttaattattgatttctatcctttttaaaacgtttttttttgtattctttatatttatctaCCTATTTACTCTCTACTTGTTGCCTCCCTTTTATCTGTATCTCTGCAATTATTCCATATTCAGTAATtcctatttataaaataaaagcagATTTATCACTAACTGAATATAAAGTGATATACGTAGAACATAGTCAAGCttgtatttttattgtaggattatGTATGGCAGACCAAACACTAGTTGGTACAgaatttctttttgttgttcCGATTGAGTACAGTTCGTCATCAATTAGCGAATCTTACATTATCATTAACAACCATGAAACAAATAGGGCAGTTGTTATGGTAAAAACCCCGAACGACCCTAATCTGATTGATAACACACTCGACATCACTGGTAATTATTTTCGAAAAATGATTGTTCCAGAAGATGTGTTCAGTAGATTATTCGAACCTGCACAAGAAAACTGCATTTATATTGAAGTGACGAACAGGGTCAACATTGACGTCACAGTTGTCATCGTTACTCCGTATGATTCGGATTCTTTCTTCGTGTTCCCTCTTTCACTTCTAGGAAATACCTATAATGTAATCGCACCAAAAATGTCGAACGATTCGTATTCGTTTGTGTCTATAGTTTTCCCCCATTTAAGCAACCAGGTCACTCTTGCCTTCAATAAAATGGTTGATCTTGTGGATTTAAATCAACCAATAGGTACGAGCATTTATACTTTGTTAAACAACACCACCGCCGAGATCAATATAAAGTACGCATACAGTGTGTTTAACTTGTGGTATTATAACGATTTGACTGGTCTGCAAATTACAAGTAACACAGATATAGCAGTGTTTGCAGGGTGTGCCCACACGACCTTTCTGAGTAATGGAAATCCTAAAATCTTTATGATTGACCAAGTACCACCAACTCTCGTCTTGGGACGAGATTATATTATAAGCAGATTTGGATCTCATCATCTTGCAGGTGTATTTATCCTTACAACTTCTGATAATACTTCGGTGGTAGGGTACAATGAAGATAGTTGCATGTATGACACGGGTAATACTAATGATTGGGATTACTATGAAATGAACTCAGATATTCTTTTCATTTCATCCAGTGAACCAATAGCAGTTGTCCATATTCTAGAATCGGGTACGTCAAAGCCGTCAATGTATTATGCCACTCCATTGGATGGATTTCAGAAATCTTATGAATTTTACATTCCACCTTCATACGAACAGTCGGATATTTATGGGGTCACAGTTTTCACGTCTGACTCGAGCAGTATCATGCTGAATTCTCAATTGGTCCAAGCTACTTCTACAGGTTCAAATGACCTGGACATTGGTGGTGTGTCGTATTCGGCGCTAGTATATACCCCTGATCCCGGAAATGTCAACAGAATAAACCATACCAGTGCAAACTTTGGTGGTTATGTATACTACGAACATAATTCATCACTGATTTTACGCACTCTTGGAGGACATTATTTCCAGAGAAACGTGGTAGGTCAACTCTTAAGAGCTATTTTCCTAACGCATATAATTCATAGAAAAGGTTGAATTGCTtggtttgtttatataaatgtttgctcaagaattgtaaataagattgagcATATATGTGTTGCACTTCATTGTACATATCACAAATGTGGCTTCAATAAACTACAGATCCCttattgaaaaagtaaaaacacaaaaatactaaactccgaggaaaattacattacatttcaattttttttatacttacatATACCAATCAAGATAAAATTccaatatcacggcccaggctttgtctaaatttcaaacaaatatattgcttacatgaattatttcttaaataatgcgtattttattttgaatgttattGGCCCTGGAGAGTTGTTATAGATAATCCAAACTCCATAAGATGATAAGACGTGTGCATGGTGTGATGCTACTTAACATTTGAGGTTGAACATCTAATCAATTCTTATACACTTACTGTAATATCTGTTTTCTGTGTATGACAAAATTACATCAAacatgtggtgcacactgaatcaTGTTATTTACAGGTGTGTACCGCATGTTTATGGTTATTTCGAacgacagaaaaaatattataggtACCCTAATGAATAAATCTAAAATTCCAATTttgaggaaaattaaaatcacgaATAAACGTTGATGGCGTCAAGTGATAAGTTACAAAATAATGTCAATCAATACatccaaaatttaatttatttatagaacTTACAATCTTTTTTAACAGACTTGCAAGCCTGGTAGCAACGTCCCGGGATGCATTACACCAAACACCAATTGTCCATATTCAGGTAAAGAGGTAAAGATTAGTCATACAAAAAAAGACAACTAAGTTTTTGTTCAATAAGGATCTATTTTTACTTAATATCAGAAATCAATGGCaggtttctttatttttgtgctatatgtttaaaaataacgcTGAAATGTGGTTTGTTGGGATAACTTGTAGATTTGTTTACAGAGCGTCgtattcaaataaaaagttttattttaataatagaaTAAAGACAGATATATATTGCATAAATCATTCTTCAATCACAGCTGTGTCACATATgaaaacataataattttatatagatcTTTAAACGTTAAAAACAATCTCGTGAACTAATGGAAAAACGCtaattaggtttttttttttatcattttgaattcgagcgttactgatgagtcttttgtagacgaaacgcgcgtcggaGCAAATACAAAACTTCAATCTTGGTATctacgatgagtttatttccacAATCAATCGCTGAAATCGGACAATATTTTAACGCACTTAAAAAACTGGgcatgaatatatattatttttcaacttcAGCTCCTACAATTAGTATTGCGAATATAAACTCCAGTATCATTTATGGTGGCAATATTACCTTAAATTGTCTTATTGTTTCACATCCTGCCATTACGACATTCAGCTGGGGTATCAACACATCGACAGGATTTACTGACATCACTTCCGGTGGATCGTACACAGTAGAAACTGATACCACTACAGACAACGGAAGAGCCAACATTTCAATGACAATTTCCAATGTCACTTTTATCGAGAAAACATACACATGTCGTGCTGGGAATAATATTGGGAACGAATTTGTAAGTGTGACGTTACATGTTCTTGGAGGTAAGATTTCATTGTAAAAAATCAGTGGTGCTTTCATTTCAAAAAAAGTATATACTTCTGGCTTATAAACACATAATTAAGAAGATGTGATTTGATCGCAAATTAGACAACCTTTTATCAGAGAACAAATGTAGTAGACGGAGGCATCTGCAGGTCACCGTACGAACTTCAAAAATGAGCATAACCTATACCGAATATAATAAGCAATATGTAAAAGGTTAATAGACTATTTCAGGCATGATCAGGGCCGACAGAAGATTGTTATTATTTAGCCGTTATGTTTCATTCTTTACAAAGTTTGATGTTACGATAGACTGTCATCAATGTTTATAACCGCACTTGGTGAGTCGTGAAAGCCTTGGATGGGTAAAACTACttctttaaaatttgtgtttgtggATTTTATGCTGAGCATGCATGCAATAATCAGATGCGCTAGAAATGAATCGTCAGCTCGGAAATCTGCTCTCACAATCATGCATGACGCGGTAAAATTTCCATTACCAAATACGTTAGTACAAATAACAGCCTTCAATCAACCAATCTTGCGTTTTTGTATTATTCTTTACTAAAATAGTTACATAGTTTTACCTTTATCatttacttgatatgaaaaaaccgATATGTCATGTTGAGGACGGATATTTGCAACTAAAATAAATGCTAGTTGCGTGAGAAGGGTAAAATATCCAGCGTCGCTTTCACAAGCGTGCACACTAATCAGTGTGAATAGTATGTTTGAATGTTGACAGTGTGTTCTGACAAAACTAGTTCTCATAGGGTTCTGTGTCAAACGATTTTTCCCAAAGACAGCTAATCTGTTCCAAACACTAAGAAAAATAgcagtgtgaattcacattactataagacgtgtcacggtacttatctatcccgaattcatgtatttggttttgatgttatattttttattctcatatgattttgtctaatgcttagcgTTTCTGTGTGAGTTTTGgaaagcggtatactactgttttctttatttgctaatttaatatttttttggtttaatgtTCAAGACAGTAAATGAggcaataacaatcaaaaccaaggagtaaacaaagactctcaaaaccaaaggacatttacatcaagttataaataataaataagaaacaacacaaactccactaaaaagtgaaatcaggtgctccgtaaggctaagcatttcctgcaccgtatacggcatccgtggtgttatttctttgttcagtttggtaatgatggaaggtcaTTATGACTGTGGAAACATATATGAGGAGGCACTATTTGCACGGATTACCAAATGATATGTTCTACAACACAAAATTAGTATATACGTTACCTATTTTCAGATACGGAACCGGATGTTAAAAGCCCTAAGTATAGAACAGCTCTTAGTGGCGATATCATTTCGCTGCCATGTGTTATCGACGCGACACCTAACGTCGACTATGTTCATTGGACCCGAACGACAAGCAATAAGATGATAGACATGACCAAAACCAGATACAGTGGATCGACAACTTCTTCACCATCTTTAAATATAGATCAAGCTCGTACTTCCGACACCGGAGTATATAACTGCCACGCAAACAATACTGTCGGTAGTACTAAAGGACCTGATTTGGTATTAGTAGTTTACGATAGCACTGCCGGTAAGattctaaattattttgttgtaaattcaTAGAACGTGTAAATTTACCGATTTTTTTCGATTGATCacttaagtttttttaaatgtcgaGCTAAAACAAATTATGCATTTTATGACAATAATTGAACAAACTACATTTTC
Coding sequences within it:
- the LOC134692454 gene encoding uncharacterized protein LOC134692454, with the translated sequence MVDLVDLNQPIGTSIYTLLNNTTAEINIKYAYSVFNLWYYNDLTGLQITSNTDIAVFAGCAHTTFLSNGNPKIFMIDQVPPTLVLGRDYIISRFGSHHLAGVFILTTSDNTSVVGYNEDSCMYDTGNTNDWDYYEMNSDILFISSSEPIAVVHILESGTSKPSMYYATPLDGFQKSYEFYIPPSYEQSDIYGVTVFTSDSSSIMLNSQLVQATSTGSNDLDIGGVSYSALVYTPDPGNVNRINHTSANFGGYVYYEHNSSLILRTLGGHYFQRNVTCKPGSNVPGCITPNTNCPYSAPTISIANINSSIIYGGNITLNCLIVSHPAITTFSWGINTSTGFTDITSGGSYTVETDTTTDNGRANISMTISNVTFIEKTYTCRAGNNIGNEFVSVTLHVLGDTEPDVKSPKYRTALSGDIISLPCVIDATPNVDYVHWTRTTSNKMIDMTKTRYSGSTTSSPSLNIDQARTSDTGVYNCHANNTVGSTKGPDLVLVVYDSTAVNDGGQSTITGSNVTAATTITTTTTTTKSPILVNTITTTYNTANTLSMTPSVSARPLTLSANSGENVTLTCDVIGPVTSVYWQKYQDGMVMKIDPTMNTNKTSGATTVVPSLQIYGVSLYDKALYKCFAVNIDKTGSSDYVSLDILDQTLVTFVHIPEAKKSGYLDKKKSEIEKGLRVNRKILSSSIRRTTCAPDSRPSATAAGAVGASLMVVVFGTMALMDIPILISAVKALFIIKH